Below is a window of Gossypium hirsutum isolate 1008001.06 chromosome A12, Gossypium_hirsutum_v2.1, whole genome shotgun sequence DNA.
tatgtatacatgaaactttgattttaattcaattgtacacatttaaataaatgtgtatataatttattaaacataaaatgatgctaATTCAATAATGTTGTTAGTGATTTGTGAGAattgaatttaatcaaaatttcatgtataaaatcttaaaaaatcaaAGCTCATGTATGGCATTGTACATtggatcaaagttcatgtattGTCTTGATATTTATCTCaaactaaaatgtcaaaagtaTCTCCATGATTTCTACTCAACTAAGTTAAGATTCCGTTGATAGGTGACATCAACTCAGTCACCCTTTTAAATGTagtatagataaataaataaataaattacaagcTAACAAGGATAAACATCTCATATAGACAAAGGCCAATAAAACTACAAACCTAATTACATAGAACGAAGAAATTAGTCGGGGACCTTAGTCTCAAAGTAGACATAGCCCCAAAAGGTAAGACAACCTAAATTTATAATGATGAAAACAAGCCTCCATCCCTTATATTAGGCTTCCCCACTTAAAATTGAAACAAAGGGAGATCTCAACTCGTTATCATGACCCTTTCAACTGAATGACACTTTTAGCcatcaagaaaaaaaatcatgatgTGGTGAATCTATATGCAATTCTTTTCTCCCGTTATAGTTGAAATATCTCTAATTTGAAACAACAGATGCAATGAAACTCCAGACAAAATTGCGATCCCTTGAAAACTAGATAGACTATAAGTCACTAAAGACTTAGAGAAAATGAGTCACTATGGGACACGAGCATCATGACAATCACTACATGACACTAAATCATGACTCAAACCTTGGgctaacaaaaaattatttttctaacaACTTATcatcttcctaccataaaattggTTAAAGTTTGACATTGATACAAAACCAAGGGCAGTATGGGGATAATAGTCAGTTGTTCTACAACCATAGAGTTAGCCACCATGAAAACAATAGAAAAATTTAGACTAAAAACCTGAATACAATCGCTCAGGATCCTCGATTGGTGATTCGAACGGTTAGGCACCTTAGACTAAGCAAGATCAGTGCTTGAAAGTTGGTATGCTAACGATGAGAGGGAGGCTATATTGGAATATGCCAAAAGATTAATCATATGATAATTGTAATAATATACTTTTACCTAGTTTATTAACAAAGGCATTGTCATTACTATTTTCAGTCTTTATTTCTGTGTTAAATAAATTGTACAATGAATAATCCTAAGAATGATATGTGATATCAAGTATTATTGTAAGTTTGgataataataatgcattgagactaacatGTGCTTGATTGATCGCAAGTGTTGTTATGAATATGTGATATCAAGTCAACAagtaagtatatgttagagaatgatatattggactgacccacCATAAGAATGCTTattagattattatgtaataggcATGACATTTCTCATAGTGATAAAGGTATGTATAATCTTTAGACTTGTATAATCTTTAGACTTGAGATCACTATTATTCCAACATCGTAAGTCATATGCTTTAACACAATCAAATGTCTTTCATAAatggttgtactataaagacttaTGTTGGATATGTCAAAATCTATATAGGTGGAATGTGAGTGGTCAAGATAAATTTTGtctctcctacataatgggagtaatatcttaggccttCTAATTAGACCTGTCCACGGGTCGGGCCACCCGACCCACCTAAAAAATGAGatggtttaggtaaaaatataggctcgaaaaatgggcttgggcaaaagaTAATGCCCATTTAAAAAACGGCTCGGGTTTTGGTTAagcatttttttgcccaagctcagccaaaatatgcaaaaaaaaaactactatttttctacttttttattatttcgttactattttcttgttgttttcattattttgctaccatttcacaattatgttgctactattttgttgttattatttagatattgtataactattattttattgttaattttgttactagttTAGAAgtatttgcttattaagttgcacctatcttagtgttatttaatatacatattttttaaagaaaattttcaatttgtagagaaaaaattattttagtgcttttagtatttttgatgtattatatatattttaaaaaaatcatataaaattttaatacggACGGGTCGGGCccgagttttagtatttttatccaggccgggcttggacaaaattttaggtccaTTTTTCAGGTCGGGCCAGGCCCGAGCTTagcaaatgggcctaaaattttgttttgaccCAGCCGGGCCCATTGACACCTATACTTTTAATAGAGTTAGACCGAAAATGCATGATCATACTCAAATGAGTTGATATGatatatcatatttatttgtttatcttaATTTACTCAATGTATCAAGAAATAAGAGATTAAACTATACAAGTGCATACAAGTGCAATTATTTCATATCTTGTATCTAATCTAGATATCAAGGACAAAGGGATAGGTTATATGATAACATTATCACCAAAATGTTATGTCGGATCATGACTtattgtaacttgggtagcaatgataCATTTCTAGATGTCACTCactgtttgtaacattagaaataCTCTAATATTACTATCAATGTTGCAAGAGCCTACAAGATTACATCCTGTGGTTGAAGCGATCATAATCcaaaaaaattgatattatatttaattgtcacatggattaaattaattatagaaatattCTTATGATTAATTTGATTTGACAAAGTTTATGTGTACATACTTCATGTACACACATAGAGAATACAATTAAAATAAgggtaatatataaaaatagtcacttttgtttgtcccatgttacattttagtcacttatgtttgaaatgtaacacttatgtttgaaatgttacattttagtcacttatgtttgaaatgttacgttttagtcacttatgttatgattttgttacaaagtgatcactccatcattaagttccgttatctctctaacggtaatcctacatggcagtccaactagattttaggtGCCAACTTAGATTTCTAAATgagatgaaaatatatttttaattaaaaaaatttaattaattaaaatttttaatcctaaaccttaactaaaaaaactgttcatcttatcttttttatttttcttccacctcttctttttttcaatggtttttttttttacatttgactggaaaaactattattaagttcaaaataattgaaatcaaattgtctgcttcataaagatggattcaatggaaggttcaggtatgttttctttgcattcctctatctcttttattcaatactggaaaacaaaagattagattttttgttgtttaataaaaaccctaaattaaatttttttaaggaatTCAAGTGGATTACCAAAAAATCTAAGAATTTCTAACTCAATCGTAGCCCTGCCATCCAACTGGAGAAAAACATTCGACAAGAGAAAAGTACCATACGTTTTCAAGCTTAAACATTGATTTCATTGTCAATAAAGTGACATGAAGTTGAGAAGAAgccaatttttaatttcaagaattttaatttaggaatttcattaaacaataaaaaaaatctaatcttttatttttcagtattgaataaaagagatagaGGAATGCAAAGAAGACATACCTGAACCCTCCATTGAATCCATTTTTATGAAACAGTCAATTTGATTTCAACcattttgatcttaataatagtttttccagtcaaatgaaaaaaaaaaccattgaaaaatagaagagacgaaagaaaagtaaaaaagaggagatgaacagtttttttaattaaggtttaggtttaaaaattttaattaattaattttttaattaaaaatctattttcattccatttagaaatccaagttggcacctaaaatctagttggactgttacgtaggattaccgttagaaAGATAACGAAACTTAACgatagagtgatcacttcgtaataaaataataacataagtgaatAAAAcgtaaaatttcaaacataaatgactaaaatgtaacctgaggcaaacaaaagtgactatttttgtagattactcttaaaataatatatgaattgggttaatataaattttaaatgggagTACTTTTAacgaaattattaaataaaattatttaatatttttcaatcaaAGAtacattttactattttaataaaataatatatgaattggATTAATGTTTTATGGTGGTTTCCTTAAATTCCTCTATggaaatattttattcaatatagGATTTTGAATAAAAGGAAGCTTGAATCTGAATTTTAGGTTATCCGAAATACTATTTTTGACTAGTAAAAAAagagtttcattttttttatctaaaatttttgaagactgTTCTAAACGTCTTTCATCCGGACGAATCACGTAAAAGTTAGGACATTTTGTTCTGGTTAAAGCTTTGCATCTCGACAGTAGTTTCAAATATGTATCAGTGTTACTCTCTTCCATATCATTTTAagttacatttttaacctttctcAACCAAAGTTCGTTCTTTATACATGGATCCATGGGTTGTGATCGTTTGAGTCATTTTTCCGCTGTGCCATGGGGGTAAGGACATTCCAATGAGCTCCTCCAAACCTTTGGATGCATATTTGGCTAGCAACAATGAAGGTGGGAGAGGTTAGTCAGATTTGGGTTAGTTTGATGGGTTTTGGAAATGGAACCTTCAACGACTACCGCAACTCTAGTGACCAACCCAAGCTAGATGAACTCCAGTAAAATGTGCATTGATAAATGTAAAATCTTTAGTTGATGAATGTTATAAAATGTGCATAATAAAAATTGgaatgtataaatgtattaaaataaagttttagttgAGTGATAAATTAATAGTTTTTCTAATACAATTGGTTCGAATTCCAATATCAccatatgtattttttattaatttttaaataaaaagactaaattaccctcaaataatataatttattttaattacaaaaaaatattttcataattttcctaACTAAGTTAGTGACACGATTGAAGAAGACACCAACTCAATAAAAcacttatttaataaaaatagtatagatatttaaaaatataatttaattcaaaaatactAATGTGATTTTATACTCTTATAGTTTTTTGTAAAACCAaacaatataatatttttgtttatcATTCCTATCCcattcaactaatcaaacaactTAATATTTGTTGCATTTCATtcctattttattaaataaaccatgaaaaaaaatcaaatgagaCAAAACCGATCACCAAATCCACCTTCATCCTTGTCGCTATAAATTAAATCCTAGCCACATAACTAGGCAAAAACCAAGCATTTCGTTGGGACCAAATCTTTATTGCATTTAGTCTTTGACTACGGGGAATATGGCATCTCATTCCCAAAAATATAACTCTGGTGGTTATCTTGTTCGGGTTAGATTcgaattttatattattagttaaaatttttatattaatatttattataaatttataattacattaaaataaaaataatgtgttattcAAGCATAATTTCGATTGACTTGATAAATGTGGCCCGAGATTAAACATGTGTCTATAGTGTGAAGGGTTGAATTACTGGTCATCTTAATTTGTCATGAAATTGTGTTAAAAGAATGGTAATAGTGGACTtgaattgaaatttttgtattatcACTTTAGGGTTGAATTGAAATCTAGAGATTTTTACCCAAattccaaaaaggaaaaaaatcagaTGTGACTTTCCAACGACATATTTATGCTTTAATTCGAATCCATCATACACTACAAATTAGGTACATCCACGTGTAGTATGAATAGGCAATTTGCACAATGAATTGACTTCAAATGATGTATATCAGAAATAAGATTTGCATATTTCCATATATCCACTGCATATTCAATTTTTAACTAAGGCATTTTCTTCGATTtctaaaatatcacattcgaTCCGatgacaatttaatttattttttatataaattttaaattttcatttttactttttttttcatttaaatgttGTTACATATATCTTATTAAATATATCCATATCAGAGAtacttataatatttaattttgttatccGCATCAAAGATACTAACATTTTCCATTAGGAGAATTATTCCACCTCCTTGTTAGGAGTATACAAGTTAATTATCTTTGACAATCTAATCATTCCAATAATACACTTACACTTGTCATTTACACATCCTCTAATTTAGTAATATTATATTACTTTGTCGATTTATCTAGAGACTAACAAATGACAATTAAACTTTATTAGGACATGCCACGTGGTATGAGATCAATACATTTATATACATCTTTTCTTTGATTCTCTCATTCGAACCATCTTTATGGTGACCACTCTTATTTTTCCTTCATCCTAGCTCCTCCTTCTTCTTTGCCCAATTCTATCATCCCCACCTTAGGGTTCTTCACCTTTATTGGGTGAACTCCTTGTATCAATAGATTTATGTTAGTATGTTGTTCAAGTATATATGATgatttatccatttcaatttaacTAATTATTCAACACTTCATGAGTATTGTTATAACGTTTAAGTTATAAATGTATTGATGGCGATTGTAGTGGTCGTTCACATCATGAGTGATGTGGAGAGACGATCAATGTGGTGACTTCTCTAAATTGAGATGATACTTTAGCATAGTGTAGGCTATATATCTTGTCTTGTGTCTCCTATTTGATGGATTACTCTTTGTTTAGTGCTGAAAGGGAGTAATTTTATGGTGGGAGTTTGGTTTGGCGTGTATTTCAACTATCAAACACTTTATCTCATAAGTGCTAAGGGCGGAGTAACGATAGGTATCAGCTTAAAAACATCATTGGAGTTGACTTGAGGAGATTGAATTGAGTGCTTGTCAAGTTAATGAGGTAAATGATTGACAAGTACTAATAGGAACTCTTTTCCATATATCTCCGAGAGATCAAGTGGGCCCATTTTGTATGATGCGGTGTTCTAGTGAGGCAAGCCTTTTTACGAGGTTGGGAAAGCTACGAGGTTGAACTTTCTTCATTCAATTATAAGATTGATGGTTTGGCAAAATATGATACGACAAGGGTATAACAAGTATAATAATTGATTAtgatatatttcaattttaatttaaggtTAAAAGTGATGTAATTAAGAGGGAAAAGCTTGACCCCTTGAATAaatagtaatatatattttttaacacttcaaaaattaataattcaatttaatctttttaattttaattaaataaaaatattttatttttacctctcttaataattaataattcaatttaaaccacTCTAAGACACCATTTTTAATGGTTGCCTCCAAAACTTTTAATTTCATCTTGCCCAGAACAAAATTATTGACTTCCTTTTctcccttgatttgtaaaataccaaaagaaaactaaaaacaaGTAGCTTATTCAAAATATAACAAATCAATTATACTTCAAAATTTATCGTCATAGACGGCAGGAACATGTAAGAAACTAAAATTTATTGTCATTTTAGCATGCACTTGGCTTAAGTGCTTATATCCCTCCAATAATAGCAAtaccatttttttctcttttaattcgTATGCTTTTTTTACGAAGCTGTGATAAAATTTTATCATCTTCTGTTATTCTTCTTTAGTTAACTCATATTCTCAATCTAATCCATTTGTTAACTTAAACATCATAACGTGTTTCGAGCACAAATTCGATACTTCTATAACATTTGTTTCAATTTCATGTCTACTCTCAACATAAACCTGCGTCAAGATTATTTAGATGCAATGAACATGAACTGACCAAATTGTAGAATTTGTCAGAATCACATTAATTTCCATTGACTGGTTTTGTTGTTTTTAACCTTACTTtcctgtttatatatatatgtattatgtatTTTCTTAATATTCACTTTTTATCGAGGTAAATATTAGACAGAGGAGACCAGGTGAAATAACTCCTCACATTGAATGCACTCAACAACTCTGAAGTTTATCATCTAAAGCAGGCAACTACCAGGTCCCATCGGGGGAGGGAAACTTTTGCCTTGTTTACTTTCACATTCTTATGTGAAcattcaagcttttttttttttaaatttcatttactaCCATTTACATAACCCCATTTTGATGAACTATATCTCTCGAGTTTTGCCACTTCTATTACAACATTCATCATATAATCTTTGTCGGGTGGTTTTTTTCCTTGTCAAGTTCTAACTTCGATTGTTTctcaacaaaaaatatatataaaatagcaaATCATTATTTTATGGTATAGAGTGAAAGAATGTGAATGTTTGGAATAGTGTGTAGAGTTGCTGACGTACAAGAAATGGATGGTTTTCGATTAGATCAGGAAGAAGGAGCAACAACAGCAGGGGGAGGAAAGGAGACTGAAGAATCTTCTTGGTCATCAAATCCACAAGTTCAGGCTCAACATAGACGTTCTAAGAGGTGACCTTCACATCTTCCAAGTTTCTTATGTTGTTTTTTTCAACTTGTTGTGCAATAATTAATCATAAAGTTAGTTGGACACTGTTGGGAATGTTACTAACCATGTCAATTTTTCTGTAGTTCTAAgggtttatttttctttgtacTTAACTGGTGTTTGCTTCTTTTTCATCCCCCCTTATCTTGTATTGCCTTTACTTGATAAGCAAGTGAAAAATTTTGGATCTTGTAAGTTTGAATATGGTGCAATAGGTCTATGGATAAATAATCTCTCTTGGTTCAATTGGCAGCAATATTAGTGAAGCAGGATTCAGGAGAATGATTTGCTGTTGTTGTTTTACCTGGATATGGTATGAATACTTGATTGCTAAGACTCACTAGGGAACAAATGAACCTCGAATTTTGATCTAATCATCTTAGTAAATTTTCAGTGGAATGTTCTATTATAAACTACCAAATGAGGAAGTACACATCATGTTTTTAGCTTTTCACCATTCTGCTTCTAGGCTTTTGTTTTAGCTGCGAGCTTCATTCTGATTATGAAGTGATGAATAATGAAGCCCTTAATGAGTGCTTTCACAAGTTTGTAATTCTTGTAAGTAGCCATAAGTTATAGAGTTGGTTTGATTAACTTTACAAGTGCAATTTGAGCATATAATCTTTCCATAAAATTATTGTAATTCTCAGAATCAGTTAAATCTCATTCTGACAGTTCCAATTACTATTCCTTGCTTTTGTTTCAGTGCGTCGGACAGAAATCTCGATGTTTTAAGAGGCAAAGTTTCGCGTCCGGTGAAGAAAGAGCAAAATGAAGTACATGTGAGGATACATTTTCTGAACAATTCCAAACTATGGCCATCTCATGCTATATTAGAGGACTGAAGTTATATATATAGCCTTGTTTTGCAGTGTTGAACGAGTATGAGAATTATGCATacttctttttctatttatttacccTTTTACTGTTTTTCAAATGTGAAAAAGTTTCAGGCATCTCCATTATCAACAAGGGCTTGTAGGACTCGAAGTCCTCTTCATGATTGCTCTGCTTATGGCAACAAGAATATTTCAGTGAACCAACGAGCCTCTTTGGAGAAAGATGTAAGCCTTCAACTTAGATGGTTTTCTTTGATTATAAATGTTTGACTGAATGTCTGAAAGGCATATAGATACTTCATGTGTGATGAAGGTGAACCCTTATAGTTCTATTTCAGTTGGGCCATAAATGGGTAATGAACCCATATGCATTCCATGAGAGACTTGACATGTGCACCTAAACAATGGATCAATGGTCTTTTATGCTGAATAGCTGTATAATTTATCTCTTTGCTGCATAAGTTTCGACATTAGCATAACCATGGTTTTCCCCCTTTTCAGATAGAACTACTGCAATTACGTTTGCAACAAGAAAAATCTATGCGACTTATGCTTGAAAGAGCAATGGGGCGGGCTTCAAGCACTCTATCACCGGGGCATAGGCATTTTGCTACACAGGTAATATGATTTCTGGGAATGTGACTTTCTAGCTGTTTATGAAAACCAATCCTCAGCGAATATTGGCTAATTTCAGACAAAGGAATTGATTACGGAGATCGAGTTACTTGAAGAAGAGGTTGCAAACCGTGAGCAACATGTACTTTCTCTCTATAGGAGTGTTTTTGACCAGTGCGTTAGTCGGCAACCTTCTGAGCAGAGTTCAGGCAAGGCATCTCCTGCccatatgaagcatgcatcaagGAAACACCCAAGTGTTATTTCAAGTGCATTTTGTTCTTCAAAAAAGTTCCCTCTGAAACCTTGGCAAGCTCTAGTTTCCACAAATGATTCTGGGAAAAGAATCTCTAGAAGTATTGATGCGTCACAGTTCTGTGGAAAAAACGACATTCTATTTGACAAGACATCTTCACACTCTGTTAGGGCAAGAAACATGCGTactctaattttcttttttacaacTGTGTTGTTAATTCTTGTTTTGTTCATTTAAAAGCTCATTCTTGTTTTGTTGTGAAAATTAAGAGTTGCATGTTTCTGATATATCAAGAGCCTTGACGTCATAGATGGATGGGCATCTTGAGCAAGGGCTATCTCATACTATTCTGCAACAATAACAAGTTGGATTCCTTAAtctgttttttatatatattgttccggtgaaaatattaaattcaaagaTTGTGTTATATTGAAATCGATCATGCATTTTGTATTTTACCGTGTGAACCATATGCCTAATCTGTTTTATAATGCCATGGCCATGCATGTTTGATGTCCAGACTTTCTTACCCTCGCATTTTTCAGGCTCATGAAAAAGTTCAAGGTATGGAAAAATCCTCAGTGCTGCGAACCCTGAAAGATCATCTATACCAGTGTCCAAGCAAGTTGTCGGAGGAGATGGTCAGATGTATGGCAGCTGTATATTGCGGGCTTCGTCCTGCAACGTCTCCAAGTTCCAACAAAAACCAGTCGCCTTTATTGTCAAGGTCATCAACTAATGTTGTACTTCCTAGACGTGGCGCCGGAGACGACCAGGATTTCTCTTGCACGTCTGATATTGAAATATCTTGGATATCAACTGATACGAACCAATTTTCTAGAGCATCTTATGCCATCAGTAACTACAGGTTGGTTTattatagatacatatatatataaatatgcaaaaagaaaatagagaaataaaCATAGACATGGAAATACTGTGTTTTGAGGAAATTAAGGTACACATTGCACAAGCAATTTGAGagcaacttcttttttttttctcttttcttgtgATACAAGTCAAATTcaagtttaatgtttgtttttcttttttatttaaaccaacaGCATGTTTCCTCTTATATTTCATCACATCCTTTGAAACTGACACAATTTGTGCATTAATTTGTCAACTTCAGAGCTCTAGTAGAACAACTAGAAAAAGTGACGGTGAATCAGATGGAATTTAATGCCCAAATTGCATTTTGGATCAATGTGTACAATGCCCTTGTTATGCATGTAAGCGCAAATTCATTTACCAGCTCGTTCGTTGCTTCcttcttcttgttttttttttaccatcTTTAACTCTCAAATTTTCCTTGTGCAGGCATATTTAGCATATGGAATTCCCCATGGTTCTTTAAGACGGTTAGCCTTGTTTCACAAGGTAGTCCTATACTTAAATCCAAGCCGAAAACAAATTTAAGCATTTAATGACATCTTAAGAAAGTGTGGGAACCTCTAAGAGTGGTTGCATCTTTGTTATGATTTAGTCAGTTATTAGATGATAAAATTCGTTTTTCTGCATAGTGCAGGCTTCATACAACATTGGTGGCCATATCATAACTGCAAATACCATAGAGCAGTCAATATTTTGCTTCCGTACACCTCGAATCGGGCGGGTATAACTTTTGACATCAAGTACATATATAGAAATAGGTTGATAATTCATAATCTTGCAATATCCAGTACATAATGTTATCTGATTACTGATTAATTCAATATGTTTCACATCTTTTCCCTCCAGTATGTAATGGATATTTCAATAAT
It encodes the following:
- the LOC107886069 gene encoding uncharacterized protein isoform X2 gives rise to the protein MFGIVCRVADVQEMDGFRLDQEEGATTAGGGKETEESSWSSNPQVQAQHRRSKSASDRNLDVLRGKVSRPVKKEQNEVHFQASPLSTRACRTRSPLHDCSAYGNKNISVNQRASLEKDIELLQLRLQQEKSMRLMLERAMGRASSTLSPGHRHFATQTKELITEIELLEEEVANREQHVLSLYRSVFDQCVSRQPSEQSSGKASPAHMKHASRKHPSVISSAFCSSKKFPLKPWQALVSTNDSGKRISRSIDASQFCGKNDILFDKTSSHSAHEKVQGMEKSSVLRTLKDHLYQCPSKLSEEMVRCMAAVYCGLRPATSPSSNKNQSPLLSRSSTNVVLPRRGAGDDQDFSCTSDIEISWISTDTNQFSRASYAISNYRALVEQLEKVTVNQMEFNAQIAFWINVYNALVMHAYLAYGIPHGSLRRLALFHKASYNIGGHIITANTIEQSIFCFRTPRIGRWLETILSTALRKKSGEERQIISSNFGLPYSQPLACFALCTGAFSDPVLKVYTASNVKEELEAAKRDFLQANVVVKKSKKVFLPRVLERFAKEASINSDDLLNWVLENVDKKLHNSIQKCMDGKSKKKPSHCIDWLPYSSRFRYIFSKDLTEKPWWV
- the LOC107886069 gene encoding uncharacterized protein isoform X1, whose translation is MFGIVCRVADVQEMDGFRLDQEEGATTAGGGKETEESSWSSNPQVQAQHRRSKSASDRNLDVLRGKVSRPVKKEQNEVHFQASPLSTRACRTRSPLHDCSAYGNKNISVNQRASLEKDIELLQLRLQQEKSMRLMLERAMGRASSTLSPGHRHFATQTKELITEIELLEEEVANREQHVLSLYRSVFDQCVSRQPSEQSSGKASPAHMKHASRKHPSVISSAFCSSKKFPLKPWQALVSTNDSGKRISRSIDASQFCGKNDILFDKTSSHSVRAHEKVQGMEKSSVLRTLKDHLYQCPSKLSEEMVRCMAAVYCGLRPATSPSSNKNQSPLLSRSSTNVVLPRRGAGDDQDFSCTSDIEISWISTDTNQFSRASYAISNYRALVEQLEKVTVNQMEFNAQIAFWINVYNALVMHAYLAYGIPHGSLRRLALFHKASYNIGGHIITANTIEQSIFCFRTPRIGRWLETILSTALRKKSGEERQIISSNFGLPYSQPLACFALCTGAFSDPVLKVYTASNVKEELEAAKRDFLQANVVVKKSKKVFLPRVLERFAKEASINSDDLLNWVLENVDKKLHNSIQKCMDGKSKKKPSHCIDWLPYSSRFRYIFSKDLTEKPWWV
- the LOC107886069 gene encoding uncharacterized protein isoform X3; translated protein: MFGIVCRVADVQEMDGFRLDQEEGATTAGGGKETEESSWSSNPQVQAQHRRSKSASDRNLDVLRGKVSRPVKKEQNEVHASPLSTRACRTRSPLHDCSAYGNKNISVNQRASLEKDIELLQLRLQQEKSMRLMLERAMGRASSTLSPGHRHFATQTKELITEIELLEEEVANREQHVLSLYRSVFDQCVSRQPSEQSSGKASPAHMKHASRKHPSVISSAFCSSKKFPLKPWQALVSTNDSGKRISRSIDASQFCGKNDILFDKTSSHSVRAHEKVQGMEKSSVLRTLKDHLYQCPSKLSEEMVRCMAAVYCGLRPATSPSSNKNQSPLLSRSSTNVVLPRRGAGDDQDFSCTSDIEISWISTDTNQFSRASYAISNYRALVEQLEKVTVNQMEFNAQIAFWINVYNALVMHAYLAYGIPHGSLRRLALFHKASYNIGGHIITANTIEQSIFCFRTPRIGRWLETILSTALRKKSGEERQIISSNFGLPYSQPLACFALCTGAFSDPVLKVYTASNVKEELEAAKRDFLQANVVVKKSKKVFLPRVLERFAKEASINSDDLLNWVLENVDKKLHNSIQKCMDGKSKKKPSHCIDWLPYSSRFRYIFSKDLTEKPWWV